From a single Streptomyces rubradiris genomic region:
- the ligD gene encoding non-homologous end-joining DNA ligase encodes MTPITEVEGRRVALSNLEKVLYPETGFTKAELLHYYATTATALLPHLRDRAVSFLRYPDGPGGQRFFTKNVPPGTPEWVTTAEVPRSSPDSPARMVVVQDLPSLVWAANLVAEFHTHQWLVQRPEEADRLVFDLDPGPPAHVVHCCEVALWLRERLAADGIEAYPKTAGSKGLHLLAAVRGSSSERTSEYAKALAVEAERALPRLVVHRMTKSLRPGKVFVDWSQNAARKTTATPYTVRARPAPLVSAPVTWQEVADCRNPAQLEFRADDIAPRLADHGDLMAPLLDPESAAPLP; translated from the coding sequence ATGACGCCTATCACAGAGGTGGAGGGGCGCCGGGTCGCGCTCAGCAACCTGGAGAAGGTGCTCTATCCGGAGACCGGCTTCACCAAAGCGGAGCTGCTGCACTACTACGCGACCACCGCCACCGCCCTGCTGCCCCACCTGCGCGACCGGGCGGTGTCCTTCCTGCGCTACCCGGACGGCCCCGGGGGCCAGCGGTTCTTCACCAAGAACGTGCCGCCGGGTACGCCCGAGTGGGTCACCACCGCCGAGGTCCCCCGCTCCTCCCCGGACAGCCCGGCCCGGATGGTGGTCGTCCAGGACCTGCCGAGCCTGGTCTGGGCGGCCAACCTGGTCGCCGAGTTCCACACCCACCAGTGGCTGGTGCAGCGCCCCGAGGAGGCGGACCGGCTGGTCTTCGACCTCGACCCGGGGCCGCCCGCGCACGTCGTGCACTGCTGCGAGGTCGCCCTGTGGCTGCGTGAGCGGCTCGCGGCGGACGGGATCGAGGCGTACCCGAAGACCGCCGGGTCGAAGGGGCTGCACCTGCTGGCGGCGGTGCGCGGCAGTTCGTCCGAGCGGACCTCCGAGTACGCGAAGGCGCTGGCGGTGGAGGCCGAGCGGGCGCTGCCCCGGCTGGTGGTGCACCGGATGACGAAGAGCCTCAGGCCGGGGAAGGTGTTCGTCGACTGGAGCCAGAACGCGGCCCGCAAGACCACGGCCACCCCCTACACCGTGCGCGCCCGCCCGGCCCCGCTGGTGTCCGCGCCGGTGACCTGGCAGGAGGTCGCCGACTGCCGCAACCCCGCGCAGCTGGAGTTCCGGGCCGACGACATCGCCCCGCGCCTGGCGGACCACGGCGACCTGATGGCGCCCCTGCTGGACCCGGAATCGGCCGCTCCCCTGCCGTGA
- a CDS encoding nuclease-related domain-containing protein — translation MSGLRVVPAFRHGRERLYVCRADGAGVAWYDREAGRVDLLAEDERDAVLQALHPFLTGPVTVGPPPVPTPAELARLTLHPDDDLAPNRPGEALLVALDRDPGPAHRLRPDPRRRALTAEQAVGRALDGLEGAGWHTLHSVPLPGGDRIHHLVIGPGGLFAVHALYARRARVRIADPMVALGRREAGPLLRPLRSAADRASYALTAEVRPVLALVGPAEVTVTAEPRGVRILCDPEPADLARLGGVLKPADVEALHGMARDRNVWLRV, via the coding sequence ATGAGCGGACTGCGCGTGGTGCCGGCCTTCCGGCACGGTCGTGAGCGGCTGTACGTCTGCCGCGCGGACGGAGCCGGCGTGGCCTGGTACGACCGTGAGGCGGGCCGGGTCGATCTGCTCGCCGAGGACGAGCGGGACGCCGTGCTCCAGGCGCTGCACCCCTTCCTGACCGGCCCGGTCACCGTGGGACCGCCCCCGGTCCCGACCCCCGCCGAACTCGCCCGGCTGACCCTGCACCCGGACGACGACCTGGCCCCCAATCGCCCCGGCGAGGCCCTGCTCGTCGCCTTGGACCGCGACCCCGGCCCCGCGCACCGGCTGCGCCCCGACCCGCGGCGGCGCGCCCTGACCGCCGAGCAGGCCGTGGGGCGGGCGCTGGACGGGCTGGAGGGCGCCGGCTGGCACACCCTGCACTCCGTCCCGCTCCCCGGCGGCGACCGCATCCACCACCTGGTGATCGGCCCCGGCGGGCTGTTCGCCGTCCACGCCCTGTACGCCCGCCGGGCCCGGGTCCGCATCGCGGATCCGATGGTCGCCCTGGGCCGCCGTGAGGCCGGGCCGCTGCTGCGCCCGCTGCGCTCCGCCGCCGACCGCGCCTCCTACGCGCTGACCGCCGAGGTCCGCCCGGTGCTGGCCCTGGTGGGCCCGGCCGAGGTGACCGTGACGGCCGAGCCCCGCGGGGTGCGCATCCTGTGCGACCCGGAGCCGGCGGACCTGGCCCGGCTGGGCGGGGTGCTCAAGCCGGCCGACGTGGAGGCACTGCACGGGATGGCACGGGACCGGAACGTCTGGCTGAGGGTCTGA
- a CDS encoding dual specificity protein phosphatase family protein encodes MRTRGKQPDVPAPRSPWNEIVPGLWMGGHEFRDRSGRLELAVVRDEFDVVQSLLRLPGHGPGPGVEHHVWPIPDGPLDGTQLAGVIRLARAANDALDAGRRVLVRCFHGYNRSGLIVAHALVQRGDTADQAIQLIRARRSAWALHNDLFVEYLRTGLATVRLLEELAE; translated from the coding sequence TTGCGGACCCGCGGAAAGCAGCCCGACGTACCGGCTCCGAGGAGCCCGTGGAACGAGATCGTGCCCGGCCTGTGGATGGGCGGCCACGAGTTCCGGGACCGGTCCGGGCGACTGGAGCTCGCCGTCGTACGAGACGAGTTCGACGTGGTGCAGTCGCTGCTGCGGCTGCCCGGCCACGGGCCCGGTCCGGGCGTGGAGCACCACGTGTGGCCGATACCGGACGGGCCGCTGGACGGCACCCAGCTGGCCGGGGTGATCCGGCTGGCCCGTGCGGCGAACGACGCTCTGGACGCCGGGCGCCGGGTGCTCGTGCGCTGCTTCCACGGGTACAACCGCTCGGGGCTGATCGTCGCGCACGCCCTGGTCCAGCGGGGCGACACCGCCGACCAGGCGATCCAGCTGATCCGGGCCCGGCGGTCGGCGTGGGCGCTGCACAACGACCTGTTCGTGGAGTACCTGCGGACGGGTCTGGCGACCGTTCGGCTGCTGGAGGAGCTGGCCGAGTAG
- a CDS encoding sensor histidine kinase — MRLTLPHWSGALAVRAAAFITVMCCALAALLGVLVHVSVTDQTVGQARDLALSRLADATEAYEAGDRLLPGARVDPAELPPALRRLAVSGQRGTMVAPYRGRPAMWAAGPVAGHRALGVAVDYSQQSRTIAGLDESIVWSSALAIGATVLVGVFAVTRVTRRLHGTARVARRISAGDLDARVNDPRTKDPARPQDEVAAVAAALDSMAASLQGKLLSEQRFTADVAHELRTPLTGLHAAAELLPPGRPTELVRDRVAALRTLTEDLLEISRLDTGRERLELGTEALGALAERVVRASGTDTEVRVLRDVRVETDRRRLERVLGNLVANAHRHGAPPVVLTVDGPVVTVRDHGPGYPEYLVAHGPQRFRTEGGATGHGLGLTIAVGQAEVLGAALGFGNAVDGGAVATLRLPGGE, encoded by the coding sequence ATGAGGCTGACGCTGCCGCACTGGTCCGGCGCGCTCGCGGTCAGGGCCGCCGCGTTCATCACGGTGATGTGCTGCGCGCTGGCCGCGCTGCTCGGCGTGCTGGTGCACGTGTCGGTGACCGACCAGACCGTGGGCCAGGCCCGTGACCTGGCGCTGTCCCGGCTCGCCGACGCCACCGAGGCGTACGAGGCCGGGGACCGGCTGCTGCCGGGCGCCCGGGTGGACCCCGCGGAGCTGCCCCCGGCGCTGCGCAGGCTCGCGGTGTCCGGGCAGCGCGGCACGATGGTCGCGCCCTACCGGGGGCGGCCCGCCATGTGGGCGGCCGGGCCGGTGGCCGGGCACCGGGCGCTGGGCGTGGCGGTCGACTACTCGCAGCAGTCCCGCACCATCGCCGGCCTGGACGAGTCGATCGTGTGGTCGTCGGCCCTGGCGATCGGGGCGACGGTGCTGGTCGGGGTGTTCGCGGTGACCCGGGTGACCCGGCGGCTGCACGGCACGGCGCGGGTGGCCCGCCGGATCAGCGCCGGCGACCTGGACGCCCGGGTGAACGATCCCCGTACGAAGGACCCGGCCCGGCCGCAGGACGAGGTGGCCGCGGTGGCCGCCGCGCTGGACTCGATGGCGGCCTCGTTGCAGGGCAAGCTGCTGAGCGAGCAGCGGTTCACCGCGGATGTGGCGCACGAGCTGCGCACCCCGCTGACCGGGCTGCACGCGGCGGCCGAGCTGCTGCCGCCGGGCCGGCCGACGGAGCTGGTGCGGGACCGGGTGGCGGCGCTGCGCACGCTGACGGAGGACCTGCTGGAGATCTCCCGGCTGGACACCGGACGGGAGCGGCTGGAGCTGGGCACGGAGGCGCTGGGCGCGCTGGCCGAACGGGTCGTGCGGGCCTCGGGCACCGACACCGAGGTGCGCGTCCTGCGGGACGTGCGGGTGGAGACCGACCGGCGGCGGCTGGAGCGGGTGCTGGGGAACCTGGTGGCCAACGCGCACCGGCACGGGGCGCCTCCGGTGGTGCTGACCGTGGACGGGCCGGTGGTGACCGTACGGGATCACGGGCCCGGGTATCCGGAGTACCTCGTGGCGCACGGGCCGCAGCGGTTCCGCACGGAGGGCGGGGCGACCGGGCACGGGCTGGGGCTGACCATCGCGGTGGGGCAGGCGGAGGTGCTGGGCGCTGCGCTGGGCTTCGGCAATGCGGTCGATGGGGGCGCGGTGGCTACGTTGCGGTTGCCCGGGGGCGAGTAG
- a CDS encoding FtsW/RodA/SpoVE family cell cycle protein — protein MTKAGSTLAAVGAPVRAVRLPRRRGVELSLLVLAVLLSVYGYCAVGLARSGTVPPGAVGYGAGLGVLALFAHIAVRIRAPYADPLPLPIGVLLNGLGLVLIYRLDLETPGDRAAPTQLVWSTLGVGLFIGVVLVLRDHRVLQRYAYVCVVAALVLLALPILFPAVNGARIWIRVAGFSIQPGEFAKVLLAVFFAAYLAANRSALAYAGRRLWRLQFPTGRVLGPVLTIWLVSVGVLVLERDLGTSLLFFGLFVVLLYVATGRTGWIAVGLLLAVLGAVAVGRLEPHVGGRIEDWLHPFATIEAGRGPNQLAQSLFAFAAGGVLGTGLGLGHSILIGFATKSDFILATAGEELGLAGLAAIVLLYALLVERGYRAGLALREPFGRLLAVGLASLIALQVFVIAGGVTGLIPLTGMAMPFLAQGGSSVVTNWAIVALLVRVSDSARSQYDGREAP, from the coding sequence ATGACGAAGGCCGGAAGCACTCTGGCGGCGGTCGGCGCTCCCGTGCGCGCCGTGCGCCTTCCCCGGCGCCGGGGCGTCGAGCTGTCCCTGCTCGTGCTGGCCGTCCTGCTGTCCGTGTACGGCTACTGCGCGGTGGGGCTGGCCCGGTCCGGGACCGTGCCGCCGGGTGCCGTCGGGTACGGCGCCGGGCTCGGGGTGCTCGCCCTGTTCGCGCACATCGCGGTGCGGATCCGGGCGCCGTACGCCGATCCGCTGCCGCTGCCCATCGGCGTGCTGCTCAACGGGCTGGGCCTGGTCCTGATCTACCGGCTGGACCTGGAGACACCGGGCGACCGGGCGGCCCCGACCCAGCTGGTGTGGTCCACGCTGGGCGTGGGGCTGTTCATCGGGGTCGTGCTGGTGCTGCGCGACCACCGGGTGCTCCAGCGGTACGCGTACGTGTGCGTGGTGGCCGCCCTCGTCCTGCTGGCGCTGCCGATCCTGTTCCCGGCGGTCAACGGGGCCCGGATCTGGATCCGGGTCGCCGGGTTCTCCATCCAGCCCGGCGAGTTCGCGAAGGTGCTGCTCGCGGTGTTCTTCGCCGCCTACCTGGCCGCCAACCGCAGCGCGCTGGCGTACGCCGGGCGGCGGCTGTGGCGGCTGCAGTTCCCGACCGGCCGGGTGCTCGGGCCGGTCCTGACGATCTGGCTGGTGAGCGTCGGCGTCCTGGTGCTGGAGCGGGACCTCGGGACCTCGCTGCTGTTCTTCGGGCTGTTCGTGGTGCTGCTGTACGTGGCCACCGGGCGCACCGGCTGGATCGCGGTCGGGCTGCTGCTCGCCGTGCTCGGCGCCGTCGCCGTGGGACGGCTGGAGCCGCATGTGGGCGGGCGGATCGAGGACTGGCTGCACCCGTTCGCCACCATCGAGGCCGGGCGGGGCCCCAACCAGCTCGCCCAGTCCCTGTTCGCCTTCGCGGCGGGCGGGGTCCTGGGCACCGGGCTGGGGCTCGGGCACTCCATCCTGATCGGCTTCGCCACCAAGTCGGACTTCATCCTGGCGACGGCCGGGGAGGAACTGGGCCTCGCCGGGCTCGCGGCGATCGTGCTGCTGTACGCGCTGCTGGTGGAGCGCGGCTACCGGGCGGGGCTGGCGCTGCGCGAGCCGTTCGGCCGGCTCCTCGCGGTCGGGCTGGCCTCGCTCATCGCGCTCCAGGTGTTCGTGATCGCGGGCGGGGTGACCGGGCTGATCCCGCTGACCGGCATGGCGATGCCGTTCCTCGCCCAGGGCGGCTCCTCGGTGGTCACCAACTGGGCGATCGTGGCGCTGCTGGTCCGGGTGAGCGACTCGGCGCGCAGCCAGTACGACGGCCGGGAGGCGCCGTGA
- a CDS encoding penicillin-binding transpeptidase domain-containing protein — translation MTEYGPLPDGGRPTARYIRHARAFCALLLAALLANAARVQVVQSREYDGNPANRRATIARYQQPRGNILVDGRPVTGSVDTGEQLRYERSYPDGPLYAPVTGFASQRYGTTFLEHAEDGVLSGTDPLLRPLPLWSDVSRARGRGGDVVTTLDRRAQEAAYRGLAGRKGAVAAVEPATGRILALVTSPSYDPAELSGNSEAVVSAWARLNHDPEKPMLNRAVRQTYPPGSTFKVVTAAAALDAGVVTDLDERTDSPDPYRLPGTTTRLTNEGEGCADASVRDAFEWSCNTVFAKLGVDVGARDMVATAQAFGFNDTEVRIPFSVAPSTFDTRVDRAQLALSSIGQYNTRATPLQMAMVAAAVADGGVLRPPYLVERTTRHGGAPLSGSGARPGRQVMRPATAARLAELMAGVVREGTGTNAAIPGVLVGGKTGTAQHGVGNTGVPYAWFVSWAQSEDAPEPEVAVAVVVEDAAADRGEISGGGTAAPIAREVMRAVLAG, via the coding sequence GTGACCGAGTACGGCCCGCTGCCCGACGGCGGGCGGCCGACGGCCCGGTACATCCGGCACGCCCGCGCGTTCTGCGCCCTGCTGCTGGCGGCGCTGCTGGCGAACGCGGCCCGGGTGCAGGTGGTGCAGTCCCGGGAGTACGACGGCAACCCGGCCAACCGGCGGGCCACGATCGCCCGTTACCAGCAGCCGCGCGGCAACATCCTGGTGGACGGGCGTCCGGTCACCGGCTCGGTGGACACCGGCGAGCAGCTGCGCTACGAACGCTCCTACCCGGACGGCCCGTTGTACGCCCCGGTCACCGGCTTCGCCTCGCAGCGGTACGGCACCACGTTCCTGGAGCACGCCGAGGACGGGGTGCTGTCCGGCACCGATCCGCTGCTGAGGCCGCTGCCGCTGTGGAGCGACGTGAGCCGGGCGCGCGGTCGCGGCGGTGACGTGGTGACGACCCTGGACCGGCGGGCGCAGGAGGCCGCGTACCGGGGTCTCGCCGGGCGCAAGGGCGCGGTGGCCGCGGTGGAACCGGCCACGGGCCGGATTCTGGCGCTGGTGACCAGCCCGTCGTACGACCCGGCGGAGCTGTCGGGCAACAGCGAGGCGGTGGTGTCCGCGTGGGCCCGGCTCAACCACGATCCGGAGAAGCCGATGCTCAACCGGGCGGTGCGGCAGACGTATCCGCCGGGGTCGACGTTCAAGGTGGTCACCGCGGCGGCGGCGCTGGACGCGGGCGTGGTCACGGACCTGGACGAGCGGACCGACTCCCCGGACCCCTACCGGCTGCCCGGCACCACCACCCGGCTGACCAACGAGGGCGAGGGCTGCGCGGACGCCTCGGTGCGGGACGCCTTCGAGTGGTCGTGCAACACGGTGTTCGCCAAGCTGGGCGTGGACGTGGGGGCGCGGGACATGGTGGCCACGGCGCAGGCGTTCGGGTTCAACGACACCGAGGTACGCATCCCCTTCTCCGTGGCCCCCAGCACCTTCGACACCCGCGTGGACCGGGCGCAGCTGGCGCTGTCGTCGATCGGGCAGTACAACACGCGGGCCACGCCCCTGCAGATGGCGATGGTCGCGGCGGCGGTCGCGGACGGCGGGGTGCTGCGTCCGCCGTACCTGGTGGAGCGGACCACCCGGCACGGCGGCGCACCCCTGTCCGGGAGCGGGGCCCGGCCCGGCCGGCAGGTGATGCGGCCGGCCACCGCGGCGCGGCTGGCGGAGCTGATGGCCGGGGTGGTCCGGGAGGGCACCGGCACCAACGCGGCCATCCCGGGCGTGCTGGTCGGCGGCAAGACCGGCACGGCCCAGCACGGGGTCGGCAACACGGGGGTGCCGTACGCCTGGTTCGTCTCCTGGGCGCAGTCCGAGGACGCGCCCGAGCCCGAGGTGGCGGTCGCGGTGGTGGTGGAGGACGCGGCGGCGGACCGGGGCGAGATCAGCGGCGGCGGCACCGCGGCCCCGATCGCGCGCGAGGTGATGCGGGCGGTGCTCGCCGGCTGA
- a CDS encoding ferritin-like domain-containing protein produces MGTHDLYANEPADPLWRVPATGAARFTWEYDDGRDRLLALYQKGKDKQWDGRTRIDWGLEVDPYDALGTPEEAMSLYGTRHWDKLSDRDKGELRRHYASWQFSQFLHGEQGAMICAARIVESAPDLDAKFYSATQTMDEARHAEIYGRFLHEKMGLLYPVNDDLQSLLGDTLRDSRWDMPYLGMQVLIEGLALAAFGMIRDTTTKPLPKQILTYVMQDEARHVAFGRMALRDYYRQLTDAELREREEFVIEGCHLMRDRLRGVEVLENFGIPKAEAEEISEQSEFLRLFRKLLFSRIVPCVKDIGLWGERLQRAYADMGVFELGDSDLDQLMAQDEELADRLDAERFAAEERERVAEVEATIESGATED; encoded by the coding sequence ATGGGGACTCACGACCTGTACGCCAACGAGCCGGCGGACCCCCTCTGGCGGGTGCCCGCCACCGGCGCTGCCCGGTTCACCTGGGAGTACGACGACGGCCGCGACCGTCTGCTCGCCCTGTACCAGAAGGGCAAGGACAAGCAGTGGGACGGGCGGACCCGCATCGACTGGGGCCTGGAGGTGGATCCGTACGACGCCCTCGGCACGCCCGAGGAGGCCATGTCCCTGTACGGCACCCGCCACTGGGACAAGCTCTCCGACCGGGACAAGGGCGAACTGCGCCGGCACTACGCCTCCTGGCAGTTCAGCCAGTTCCTGCACGGCGAGCAGGGCGCGATGATCTGCGCGGCGCGGATCGTGGAGTCGGCGCCCGACCTGGACGCCAAGTTCTACTCCGCGACCCAGACCATGGACGAGGCCCGGCACGCCGAGATCTACGGCCGGTTCCTGCACGAGAAGATGGGCCTGCTCTACCCGGTCAACGACGACCTCCAGTCGCTGCTCGGCGACACCCTGCGCGACAGCCGCTGGGACATGCCCTACCTCGGCATGCAGGTGCTGATCGAGGGCCTGGCGCTGGCCGCGTTCGGCATGATCCGGGACACCACGACCAAGCCGCTGCCCAAACAGATCCTGACCTACGTCATGCAGGACGAGGCCCGGCACGTGGCCTTCGGCCGGATGGCGCTGCGCGACTACTACCGGCAACTCACCGACGCCGAACTGCGCGAGCGCGAGGAGTTCGTCATCGAGGGCTGCCATCTGATGCGCGACCGGCTGCGCGGGGTGGAGGTGCTGGAGAACTTCGGCATCCCGAAGGCCGAGGCGGAGGAGATCAGCGAACAGTCCGAGTTCCTCCGGCTGTTCCGCAAGCTGCTGTTCAGCCGCATCGTCCCGTGCGTCAAGGACATCGGCCTGTGGGGCGAGCGCCTCCAGCGGGCCTACGCCGACATGGGCGTCTTCGAACTGGGCGACTCCGACCTGGACCAGCTCATGGCCCAGGACGAGGAACTGGCCGACCGGTTGGACGCCGAACGCTTCGCCGCGGAGGAGCGGGAGCGGGTGGCGGAGGTGGAGGCGACGATCGAGTCGGGCGCGACGGAGGACTGA
- a CDS encoding AurF N-oxygenase family protein, producing MTTLTEADALDGLRDALGLLKDREQVAERLLASSAKHSFDPDKELDWDAPFEEGKWFWPPELVSLYDTPMWRRMSEEQRILLSRHEAAALASLGIWFELILMQLLVRHVYDKAATSAHVRYALTEIEDECRHSKMFARLISRGDTPWYPVSRTHQNLGRLFKTISTTPGSFTATLLGEEVLDWMQRLTFPDERVQPLIRGVTRIHVVEEARHVRYAREELRRQMVTAPKWSQEFTRVTSGEFARVFSVAFVNPEVYTNVGLDKREAMAQVKASGHRREVMQTGAKRLTDFLDDIGVLRGVGRRLWRASGLLA from the coding sequence ATGACGACCCTGACGGAAGCGGACGCGCTGGACGGCCTGCGCGACGCGCTGGGCCTGCTCAAGGACCGGGAACAAGTGGCCGAACGGCTGCTCGCCTCTTCCGCCAAACACTCCTTCGACCCGGACAAGGAGCTGGACTGGGACGCGCCCTTCGAGGAGGGCAAGTGGTTCTGGCCGCCGGAGCTGGTCTCGCTCTACGACACCCCGATGTGGCGGCGGATGAGCGAGGAACAGCGCATCCTGCTCTCCCGGCACGAGGCCGCGGCGCTGGCCTCGCTCGGCATCTGGTTCGAGCTGATCCTGATGCAGTTGCTGGTCCGGCACGTCTACGACAAGGCGGCGACGAGCGCGCACGTGCGCTACGCCCTCACCGAGATCGAGGACGAGTGCCGGCACTCGAAGATGTTCGCGCGCCTGATCTCGCGCGGTGACACGCCCTGGTACCCGGTGAGCCGGACCCACCAGAACCTCGGCCGCCTGTTCAAGACCATCTCCACCACGCCCGGTTCGTTCACCGCCACGCTGCTCGGCGAGGAGGTCCTGGACTGGATGCAGCGGCTGACCTTCCCGGACGAGCGGGTGCAGCCGCTGATCCGGGGCGTCACGCGGATCCACGTGGTGGAGGAGGCCCGGCACGTCCGGTACGCCCGTGAGGAGTTGCGGCGCCAGATGGTGACCGCCCCGAAGTGGTCCCAGGAGTTCACCCGGGTCACCTCCGGGGAGTTCGCCCGGGTCTTCTCGGTCGCCTTCGTCAACCCGGAGGTGTACACGAACGTGGGGCTGGACAAGCGGGAGGCGATGGCCCAGGTGAAGGCCAGCGGGCACCGGCGGGAAGTCATGCAGACGGGTGCGAAGCGCCTGACCGATTTCCTGGACGACATCGGTGTCCTGCGTGGCGTGGGGCGCCGGCTGTGGAGGGCGTCGGGTCTCCTCGCGTAG
- a CDS encoding TetR/AcrR family transcriptional regulator, translated as MTQSATPAYRRLSVEERKTQLLAAALSLFAHHAPEDVSLDDVAEAAGVSRPLVYRYFPGGKQQLYEAALGSAAEQLNQCFDEPNETSPLSRLSRVLDRYLEFVDQHDTGFAALLQGGSVVETKRTTSIVDGVRRSAAEHIYQHMEVSEPGAPLRMTVRMWIAAVEAASLIWLDNDKQPPPAELRDWLVEQFVAVLKVTAGRDAQTAALVAALAETDPVPSA; from the coding sequence ATGACCCAGTCGGCCACCCCCGCATACCGCCGCCTGAGCGTCGAGGAGCGAAAGACCCAGCTCCTCGCCGCCGCGCTCTCGCTCTTCGCGCACCACGCGCCCGAGGACGTGTCCCTCGATGACGTGGCGGAGGCGGCCGGAGTCTCGCGTCCCCTGGTGTACCGCTACTTCCCGGGCGGCAAGCAGCAGCTCTACGAGGCCGCGCTCGGGTCGGCCGCCGAGCAGCTGAACCAGTGCTTCGACGAGCCCAACGAGACGTCGCCGCTGTCCCGCCTCTCCCGCGTCCTGGACCGCTACCTGGAATTCGTCGACCAGCACGACACCGGTTTCGCCGCGCTGCTCCAGGGCGGCAGCGTGGTGGAGACCAAGCGCACCACCTCCATCGTGGACGGGGTGCGCCGGTCCGCCGCCGAGCACATCTACCAGCACATGGAGGTCAGCGAGCCCGGCGCGCCGCTGCGCATGACCGTGCGGATGTGGATCGCGGCCGTGGAGGCGGCCTCGCTGATCTGGCTGGACAACGACAAGCAGCCGCCGCCCGCGGAGCTGCGGGACTGGCTGGTGGAGCAGTTCGTGGCCGTCCTCAAGGTGACCGCGGGCCGCGACGCGCAGACGGCGGCGCTCGTCGCCGCGCTCGCCGAGACCGACCCGGTGCCGAGCGCGTGA
- a CDS encoding C40 family peptidase has translation MSAVLRRLAGTAAVAAQAVLAPVPAAAVPDPRPSVSAPDAQPSAAAPDQQPSVHQLLTDLQRLYRRTEQATETYNATTEKLERQRAEVARLDGELARARLALRSQRLDAGRLARQQYQSGGGLGPYVRLLLAPDPQAALDEGHVIGELARERARAVARLADAERRQDALARAARKALDTQLGLAARQKRQRDDVRTELAGVERMLAGLTPDQLAAVARLEEQGVAQAQRELTTAGALPDGRPATPPAAGPAAPAAAGPAAPAADRAVRYALDQVGKPYAWGAAGPDAYDCSGLTSRAWAQAGVPVPRTSQEQWDRLAKVPLRRLRPGDLVVYFPEATHVAMYVGDGKVVQAPRPGGRVTVSPIAAHPILGAVRPAPRRPGRT, from the coding sequence GTGTCAGCAGTGCTCCGGCGTCTGGCCGGTACGGCCGCGGTCGCGGCCCAGGCCGTCCTCGCGCCCGTACCCGCCGCGGCCGTACCGGACCCACGGCCGTCCGTGTCCGCACCGGACGCACAGCCGTCCGCGGCAGCGCCGGACCAGCAGCCGTCCGTGCACCAGTTGCTGACGGACCTTCAGCGGCTGTACCGGCGGACCGAGCAGGCCACCGAGACCTACAACGCCACCACGGAGAAGCTGGAGCGGCAGCGCGCCGAGGTGGCCCGGCTGGACGGCGAACTGGCCCGCGCCCGGCTCGCCCTGCGGTCCCAGCGGCTGGACGCCGGCCGGCTGGCCCGGCAGCAGTACCAGAGCGGCGGCGGCCTCGGCCCCTACGTCCGCCTCCTGCTCGCCCCCGATCCGCAGGCCGCGCTGGACGAGGGGCACGTCATCGGCGAGCTGGCGCGCGAACGGGCCCGCGCGGTGGCCCGGCTGGCCGACGCGGAGCGCCGCCAGGACGCCCTGGCCCGCGCGGCCCGCAAGGCCCTGGACACCCAGCTCGGCCTGGCCGCCCGGCAGAAGCGGCAGCGCGACGACGTCCGGACGGAACTGGCCGGCGTGGAGCGCATGCTGGCCGGCCTCACCCCGGACCAGCTCGCGGCCGTGGCCCGGCTGGAGGAGCAGGGGGTCGCGCAGGCCCAGCGCGAACTCACCACCGCGGGCGCCCTGCCCGACGGCCGCCCGGCGACGCCGCCCGCCGCCGGCCCCGCCGCGCCGGCCGCCGCCGGCCCCGCCGCGCCGGCCGCCGACCGCGCGGTCCGCTACGCCCTGGACCAGGTCGGCAAGCCGTACGCGTGGGGCGCGGCGGGCCCGGACGCCTACGACTGCTCGGGGCTGACCTCGCGGGCCTGGGCCCAGGCGGGCGTCCCGGTCCCGCGCACCAGCCAGGAGCAGTGGGACCGGCTCGCGAAGGTGCCGCTGCGCCGGCTGCGCCCGGGGGACCTGGTGGTGTACTTCCCCGAGGCGACGCACGTGGCGATGTACGTGGGGGACGGCAAGGTCGTCCAGGCACCGCGGCCGGGCGGACGGGTCACGGTCTCACCGATCGCCGCCCACCCGATCCTGGGTGCCGTACGCCCCGCTCCCCGACGGCCCGGCCGGACCTAG